Genomic window (Saccharomyces cerevisiae S288C chromosome X, complete sequence):
GTCAATGATTTATTAGCTCATTATAATAAAGGTCAAGACgaagaagcagaagaagaaattgaaagagaatTAGAACAATTAGAActtgatgaaaagaataataataaggaagaaaataagaacCAGGATTTGCACGAGCCAAAAGAAAGCAGTAGCGAGGATCTATTAAAGAGATTGAATAATCTGAAGATAAATACAAATGAAGGACCTGTGcaagataatgaaaaccACGATAATGagataagaaaaatcatGATGGAAGAACAACCACGTTGACGAACTGAGTGactaataaataaatatatatgtataaataaaaaataaatatgaatATTTTAATAGACggaagaaagaaaatatgtGTGAATAACCAAATAggaaataaacaaaagcaCATTTAATTGTTGCCGTTATTATTAGAGTAACCTAATGTACGAACTTTGGTATTAGATGCAGAATTATTGGAAGACAAGTTTAGTTCAGACACGTTTTGTCGCAATTGAGAAGTACCATTAGAAGGATACATCCTTGGGGTAGTATATGCTGAAGGAGTCATTGAATCACCACCACCTCCTCCTCCCCCGTCCGACACCATGTCTAAGCTAGATAATTTTTGTAAAGAGTAGTTGGCGCTGTTTGACACATTTGTGCCCAACCTCTGGTAACCAAGACGGGAGGAGGAAGCATCTACTTCCGGTTCTTTCGCCCAAAAAGATGTCAAACCTGAGTAAACCTTGTGTAGAAGAGAAGATTGTTCCATGTAGTCGAATGTTTTGTTATTGGCTTCCAGCGGTTCTAAGATGAGAGTCGATCTGGGCAACAGATCCAACTCTTGCAAACTTTTGAGTTCGTCATTTCGCGTAAGAGTCACTCTTGGTATATTTCTGTGGAAAAGGTAAGGTGTTCCATCATCGTAGCAATTATAGTCTAACCACATCCTTACTTTGTGTAATTTTGTTTGAGGAGGGAAAGTATTAGAGATTGTGTAACCATTGGGCAGTTTCAATTGTAGAGTACAGTAGTTCTGGGCGAGAAACCCCTTTTGACTCTTGTAACTAACATTATCAGTAACTGTCAACTGCTTCCACTTCTGTGGCTTTCTTTGCGGGTCATtagtattttgaaaaacataCTTCCTCTCCAACTTGTCGTTCTGAATCATTCTTTTGACTCTTTGATATTCTTCATTGCTCTTGGAAAATAACTTCCTCTTTGTTACTTGACCCTTAAAGACTGATTGTAACCCATTGATAAAGGTTTCCCAAGGATCCTGCTCACGAGAAAGGCTATTACCTTGGATAGAACATTCGAGTAGACCGTTCTGTAATATGTTAATGCTTGGCGCCGATGAGGAGGGGAAAATGCTCTTGAAAAGCAAGCACTCTTTAGTACCATTTACTAACC
Coding sequences:
- the UBX6 gene encoding Ubx6p (UBX (ubiquitin regulatory X) domain-containing protein; interacts with Cdc48p, transcription is repressed when cells are grown in media containing inositol and choline; UBX6 has a paralog, UBX7, that arose from the whole genome duplication), translating into MYEMSGIDSLFHDRVVHDYSHTSEQVIVVYISSAAGDNSWLHQWFKPGNLSDEERENILWVRLVNGTKECLLFKSIFPSSSAPSINILQNGLLECSIQGNSLSREQDPWETFINGLQSVFKGQVTKRKLFSKSNEEYQRVKRMIQNDKLERKYVFQNTNDPQRKPQKWKQLTVTDNVSYKSQKGFLAQNYCTLQLKLPNGYTISNTFPPQTKLHKVRMWLDYNCYDDGTPYLFHRNIPRVTLTRNDELKSLQELDLLPRSTLILEPLEANNKTFDYMEQSSLLHKVYSGLTSFWAKEPEVDASSSRLGYQRLGTNVSNSANYSLQKLSSLDMVSDGGGGGGGDSMTPSAYTTPRMYPSNGTSQLRQNVSELNLSSNNSASNTKVRTLGYSNNNGNN